The Triticum urartu cultivar G1812 chromosome 5, Tu2.1, whole genome shotgun sequence genome contains the following window.
TTAGCAAGATTAAGCTTAAAGTAGAAAACTTCAATTGTATCTGCACTTTTGAAGGTCGAGCTTCTAATTCAAAGCTCCTTCGTTAGCCAAGTACTCTCAGTCTTTAAGTTGGGGCCACCATGTTTGGACGGAACAACCCCACGATCGTTTTTGTTTTTTGTATTCTAAACTCTGTAATCTTGCATCAATCCCATATGACCATAAGGGTAATATGGATAAAGTTAGAATAGTCTGATAACACACTAGTACTATGGAGGGGAAATTTTGTGCTCCATACATCGCTATCTATACCAATGGTTTCTCCATCGAGATGGCTACACTGAATTTGGATTAAATTTGTCTGCTCACCTATTACCGGTGAATTGGTGTAGACATCTCTCCAAGGGCGGAGCCATGATTTGAGCATGGGAGGGGGGGGGGCTGGTCTAACGATATAGCATTTTAACATAGGCCAAGCTAAGTTCAtaaaaaatgcaaataaaaaCAATGTTGCGTTTATATATAATAATTTGCCACTTTTGACACTATAATATGATAAAACTATCATAAATCGTAATACTATAAAATTTGGTGGGCTCAAGAAGGCCACTGCTCCTCCCCTCCAGTTGAAGTCAAGCTTGGTGGGATCAAAATCATTGGCCAATTAGTCGCTTGGCGGCGAGGTGGAGGCGAACAGCTTCACTTTTCGAAGCTCCGGAGGCAGAGGTTACGGAGGAAGAGCTGGAGAGCGTCGAGCCGGGGCTAGAGAAGGAGAAGATTCAGTTCTCGGGGCTCATGACCAGACACGGGGAACGGTTGCTGGCGACCATTTAGATTAGGTGTTAATTATACCTCCAGAGCCGGACTAGCACCGCTTAGTtgatgtaaatgtaatgaaatccgttCGTATTTATATCAAAGTTTGTCTGGTTTGCACGAAATCCATTTGGTTGGTTCGAAATGCTGTCAAAATATATGTGGCTACGGTTGGATGGTGTCCTTCCGCATCTGTGTCCGTGAAGTGGTCTTTCTGTCTACGGACTGACGCGAGAGGTAATTTATTAGTTaccgttggagatgcccttatagCAAAATAAAAGAGTGAGTGATCATACATCCTTTTGTGTTTCTTGTGATTGATACATGGGAAAACAAATCATTGCACTCGTAAAAGCCTTGATTAATCGCATGCGCCAAAGGAACATGCGGCATGTAACACGATTCCCAGCCTTTTTATTAATCGGTTAGGCACCTTTTATCCTACTTTAGGACCCACTACCTTCAAAGCTCAACCGGCTCATGATTCTCACGAGCAGCGACACACGGCGCACCGTCCAGCCCGACGACCAGTCGACCACCGACCGGGTGGGAACCCCAACCCAACCCAACCCAAACAAAACCGACGAcgccccccctccccctccgCGGCTTGTGTGGCTCAcctctcccctccccctccccggCTCTCCCCCACACCATCCCGCACTCGAATGTGACGGACCTCCCCTCCTCCCCGCCGCGATGCCCCCGCCGACCGCCTCGTCGCTGCCCGCCGCGGCCGCGGACCCGGCGCTGCCCGCGGCCTTCCTCTCCGTCCCGTCCCCGTTCCTCCCCTCCTCCCCGCCCCTCCCCGCCGCCCTCTCCCCCTCCCACGCCTCCTTCCTGCCCCGCGCGCGCGGGCCCCGCGCGCTCGCCGTCTCCGTGTCGGTCACCGGACCGGTCTCCACCGCCGCGTCGCGGCTCCACCACATGTGGGGCGAGTTCGCGCGCTTCGTGCGGCTGCACGGGAACCAAATCGCGCCGCTCGGGTTCGCGTCCCTCGGTTCGGCCGTCGGAGGCGGCGGGGGCGGATGCGGGGGAGGGAATGGAGGGGGCGGCGGGGGAGGGGGTGGCGGGGGCGCCGATGGGGCGGCTGAGGAGGAAGGGGTGGCGCGGGCCGAGGCGCCCAAGAAGGTGTTGATCCTCATGAGCGACACGGGCGGCGGCCATCGCGCGTCCGCCGAGGCCATCAAGGCCGCTTTTGCCCAGGAGTATGGCGACGACTACCAGGTTCGGTTTGCTTCGTCTTGCGGGGTTCGCCCGTTTAATTTCAGGATTCGATGATACGTCTGTACCTGTTGCTTGCTAGGCTCCCGTTCCATGTTATACTGTAGCAATACTTAACATGCACAATGCAGCTTGTTGCAACTTGGTCGGAGTAGTTTTGGTGATATGATACTATTGGTATGGTAGTTGCGTGCTACCCTGGTTAGGTATGTGCTCACGATGGCAAATTGTTACAGCAAATCATGCGCTAGCTAGACTATCAGGGGTGACTTTAGATAAGATGGTGAAACATTTTTTTCTTGAGAAAGTCAAATGCAACTTTGGGGTGCGTTCATTGCAAAATTCTTGCTATCATGCGCTAGCTAGACTATCAGGGGTGAGTTTAGATAGGATGGTGAAACCTTTTTTTCTTGAGAGAGTCAAATGCAACTTTGGGGTGTGTTCATTGCAAAATTCTTGCTTAATTCGTTCATATGTTGTACAGAAGTGACGTACATTTTCAGACACGAGACTTGATGTTGTTACACAGTTCTGGGGAGATATCCACTCAACCTAATTGTGGCTATTACGGATCTCACGTTTGCATTTGTGTAACTGGTAGAAGACATGAAGTTGGGGTAAGGAGAAACGTGACCGAGAAAGCGGATTGGGCCCCCCTTTTTGATGCTGCTTATGGGTCAAACCTCAGTTAGACCGGTACCACTACGCTTTTCCGGTAGCCCTGTGCAGATGTCCATTTCTCACGTAGTTTGATTTTGGAGCCCTTCTTTCCTGCACTTGACTCCTTGTTCCCAAATTATTCTTTAACTTGTTAGAGCATGTCTAGCAGGTGCACTATCCCGCCACCAGCCCATATATTTACGGGCAGGATAGTGTATCCGGGAATAGGTATGCCAAATTTGCAGCAGCCTGTAAATACTATACGGGCGGCCCGCAAATCGCCCCCTCCAGCCGCTATATGTACGGGGAGGGGGGCGACTTAGGGTTCCCGTCTCACATCTAGCTCTGCCGCGTTCCTTCCCCTCCGCCGCTTTCCTCTTCTTTTCTGCCACCGTTTTCGCGTAGCTCCAGTGAGCAATGTCGGGCGAAGGCCGCAGAGGAGGCGCTGGATGTGTGGGCCGCTGCGTGTCGCCGCCGCGCAAGTGTGGTCGGCACGACGCGGAGGCCGGCAGCTCCAGCGGCCACGCCGTCGAGCTGTGGCACCGTGAGCATCGCAACCGCGCGTCCTCTTCCGCAGCGGCGGGAGCCACCGCTTCGGCGAGCTGTACAATGCACTCTGGCCGTCGGCGAAGGCTCTCTGCGAGGTGGAGGTCGTGCGATTCGCCGCGAAGGAGGCGCTGGACGCCAGCGaagagcccccccccccccacgcacGCTTTGAGGCGGCACACAGGGAGTACGAGCTCGCCTACGCCATCTACAAATCCGCCTACGAGTACCACCTCGGCGTGAAGCGgtgagccgccgccgccctccaccGTGAAGCCGTGAGCCACTCCATCTAGGATGTAtagtttgtttgtttgtttgtgtgTGAACTCCGGCGAGGTCTGGACTATCTAAAATGTAGCGGGAACATGTTTATCTTAAGTTTATAAATTTGCAAGTCGATTTGCGGTATCTGTTCTGCGCCGGGCAAAAAGTGCCCGCAAAATTGATTTTGCAGGCCGAGATTATAGCGGCTCTGCTAGAGATATTGATGCCATATAATGTATTCCATCCTTGTACCATTGGTACACCAGATCCACGTCGCCGCATCCATCCATTGCGGAAAAACGGTGCGATTCAAATTAGTTCCTCCTGTTCACGAGCACCTCTTACACTTGCAGTTCATACTTTGTTTTGTGCACATATTACCCCAGAAATTGCTTTTGGCACAGATCAACATTGTTGATTGGTCGGCTCAGATATCAGGCTCATCTGGACATGAGAACCAAAACGCTGTGCCCATGATTTAGCATCCTTTTCGGTTATGTGTATCCGATGTAGCAGAGCAGGGGATTTATCATGTCTTCACTTGTGATGATTGCCATCCATGTTAAGCTTCGTGCACtagccaatgcaaccaaaagTCCGAACTGATGGAAAGGGCTAGGCAATCCACATATACACTTCAACACCCCCTCTCACGTGTGAGGCGGGAAGTCAACATGTGGATAGACTCAGAGGTATGGCTCAAGAGGCCTATACATGGCCAAAGGGGGGGCAGCAGCATTTTTTTTGTAtaaactagcaagatgcccgtgcattgcacggaacatcaagatgcattttttcacaaaacacctgttgtgattgacccatgcgggagtaatccatgtgtaaaaactaatgatatctcgagaaagaggagagataaggtgaggaggagtggggggtggtggtgattggtggttggactgagcggaggcatggggatggacgacgccggcagcggccaccatgccagattgttccagaggcttccttttttaattgctcaacaataaggttgtgggagataagaatgaacgagggaaggccttatctgcaaatgtggagagaggtgcgggtatctttttgcaaaattgccatagtttgctttctgtccgtcagatatagatcggacggtctatattgcaagatggcaggcacaccatcatcaccaactcggttttttataggAAAAAGTAGAGAAATTGCGAAAGCCATGACTTGAACTCAAGACCTTAGCTCCGATactatgttaagcttcatgcactagCCAACACAACCAAAAGTCCGAACTGATGGAAAGGGCTAGGCAATCCACATATACACTTCAACAATCCGTACTGGTCTGGTTCTTGGATATTAGGATGAATGAATGATTAGTTTGTGTTTTCCTTATGTCGATTGATTGTTAgtattgttattctgtttacttCTGTTTTGTAGTTAATGGTTTTCTTTGCAGGTATTTGTCACTGATTTGTGGACTGAACATACACCATGGCCTTTCAACCAACTTCCCAGAAGCTATAGTTTCTTGGTGAAACATGGACCCTTGTGGAAGATGACTTACTATGGTACCGCACCACGAGTAATTCACCAGCCACATTTTGCTGCAACAGCAACATTCATAGCGAGGTGAGTACTGTAATTTTTCACGTTGAATTAGCTTCCAAATTATAATCTTAGTTTGCTTAAAAGACTTGTATTTTGCCCGATCTAGTCTAAGAGAATTTTATAATTGAAATAATAGCTATAATGACCATCAGTTTTGTAGACAATTTTGTGCTAGGGCCTCAATTCTATGGTTGGGTGTGATGCTGTCATCATGAGACGTACTATAAGGGGGTATGCAGGATTCACAAAATCCTGCTGGAGAATGTCTGAAATCTAGCTGTTTTCAAACTTAGCCACAATGACTGCATATTTTACATAATTTATTTGGTACTGTATGTATCAATATTGAAGTGATATATATGTAGACGAGATTGCTTGTTAAAGATGTGTTATACTGCAGCTGCAGGTCTGGGTGCTTATTTTGCAATAGCAGATTATATAATCTAGAATTTACCCATCTTTTCTTGCAGAGAGGTTGCCAAAGGTCTGATGAAGTACCAACCAGATGTGATTATCAGTGTACATCCTTTAATGCAACATGTCCCCCTTCGAGTTCTACGATCCAGAGGGTTATTGGATAAGATTCCGTTCACAACTGTTATCACTGACTTGAGCACTTGTCACCCAACATGGTATGCTGGTTTCAATGTTCGTATAATTCCGTGCCAGTTTTTGGTTCCTTACCTTTAAGATAAGCGTGCAATTGATCTTACAGTGAAATAGTTATGCTACTGCTTTCCATTAGGTTTCACAAGCTTGTGACTAGATGTTACTGTCCATCAGCTGAGGTGACAAAGAGAGCACTAAAAGCTGGACTGAAACCTTCACAAATTAAAGTCTATGGCCTCCCTGTGCGCCCATCTTTTGCTAAACCTGTTCCACCAAAGGTAAACAATTTCTTCAACCAATAGCACTACATTAGCTTCTGGATATTTTGCCTTCTGCACAAGTTACTGAGTGGTATATCTATGTTTGTCTTGTTTAATAGGATGAATTGCGTAGGGAGTTAGGTATGGATGAATATCTGCCTGCGGTTCTATTAATGGGCGGGGGTGAAGGGATGGGTCCTATTGAAGCCACTGCTCGAGCTCTCGATAATGCTTTATATGACGAAAGCCTTGGGGAACCAAGGGGTCAAATACTTATAATTTGCGGACGCAATAAGAAGTTGACCAACAGGTTGCAGTCAATTAATTGGAAAATTCCTGTTCAGGTCCGTCCTTAAAGCTTATTTTTTAGCTTCCAGACTCATGAAATTTGCAACAGTAATACCTTATCAGTTTCTCCTACTAAAATTTTCTGTTATTTTGGCCACTCTTTCTACCCTCACCAAGTTACTCCTTTAATGTTTCTTTTCCTCCTAATCTTAGGTGAAAGGTTTTGTTACTAAGATGGAAGAATGCATGGGTGCTTGTGACTGTATCATCACAAAGGTATGCTCTACATTAGAATTGAGATCATGCACTTGGTGATGTGATATGATATTTTTGCATGATTGATGTTATCTGAGAATACATGATCTATGGCAATTTGCAGGCAGGACCTGGTACCATTGCAGAGGCGATGATTCGTGGTCTCCCCATTATTCTAAATGGTTACATTGCTGGGCAGGTAATTTCTTCTGCCACTTGTTGTAGGGTCTGCATGATTCTATTCTTTGGCTTGGAGTTCTTCACTCTGGCTTGTAATGTTGTTCAGTAGTTTCGTATGAGACATGTGTGTTGAACAGTCAGTATATCCCTTGGTTTTCTCCATGAATCTATGCTGAATATGCTGTAGTAGTGGTGGTAAATGAAAAATCACTAAAATAGTGGTGTGCCATACTATCATATATCGCACTCCACCACTCTTGCTTAGCTGCAAATCACATGCCATTTCTGTTGTACGTATCCTTAACCAAAATGGACTGGTGCCCCTGTTATTGCAATATACTCCCTcagttcctaaatataagtccttTTAAAGGTTCCACTatagactacatacggagcaagaTGAGTGAACCTATACTCCGAATGTAGTctctatagtggaatctctaaaaggacttatatttaggaatggagggagtagtagtttGTACCATGCATTATCCATTTACTTTGTGCCTGCGGTGCACGCAGTTACACTGACCATAGCTAGCTCCAAAACTGGTTTTGATTATTCTGTACCTTTCTTTTATGAATCACTCCCTCCATTAAGAAGTTGTAAGGCTGTCTGAAGCAAAATTTCGTGTACAATATCTTGGTAATGGTTGCAAAATTATGACCATATGAAACTGATTTTTACAAATTCACAACTTTTTGCAAAGTAGCCTACGTATAATTGGATTAGTTGTTGGTCAAATCATGTTTTGGACACTCAAATTTCTGAACCTTGCCGCctggggcgggggtggggggtGTTATGTAGATGGAAATAAATCATTAATTATTTCTCTTATATATCGACAATTCAGTATAGCAATGGACGTTGCCATATACTTAGAGTAACTCTAGCATAGTCGCCATATGGGATATGGAGCACGCTCTATATGGATGTGGGAGAATATCACATGGAAACCAACATTCAGTGGAAACCGGTGAAAACCACGTGGAAAAGATATTTTGAAGTTTTGAAATAATCTAAAAGAAATACGGGATGTTAAGACTTAAGAGAGTGATGTTCTATTGCCTTGCGAAAATTCCAAGTTCAAACACACTACGGGATGTAAggtatgaaaataacaaaatcccatAATTTTGTTTAGATTTTTTTGGAACTTCCAAACATGGTTTTCACAAAGTTTTCTTTGAATGTTGGTTTCCATGTGATATTTTCCGGATGGGTGTGGAGGCCATGGCTGTTGTGCTCAAACACAGTCGTCATAATGTGGCCTCCATACTTTTATTTTATTTGTTCCTATTTTTTGTCATTTTCTTCAATTTTGTATGGGCAACTTAAGCTCAAATTAGTAACCAAACACATGTATCGACATGATAACTTGGTAGCAACTATATTCAGTGACCAAAATGCGTCACTTTACATATGATTAGAAAACTGAAATGTGTTTTACAACTACATAGTACTACCTACACTAGCCGGTGGCCGGTGCCGTCTAGTCGCCGCCCTCCTCCGAGAGATCGTCGAAGTAGGTGTAGAGGTCAGACTCACGAGCGGCAGCCGCTGCTCCTCCTCGTTGTTGAGTGCGGGACGGTACTCTCGGAGGATGCACTCTTCGTTGCGAGTTTCGAGGGCGGAGAGCTGCAGCACGATGTCGATCGTGTCCTTGGGCTCAGGCACCGGCTCCGTCTGGGCCTCGACGGGGATGGTGTTGTTCACCAGGACGGGGGCGCCAACGGAGACGACGTCCTTCTCCTCCTTCGCCCGGATGAGGGGGCTCGATCCCTTGCGGCTGCTGCCTTGGGAAGCGCTGGATCCCCCGCGATCGGCAGATCCACcgctgccgcggctagtgcgccATGGGGAGAGATCGCACCGGTGCACGGCGCTTGGGACGGGAGGTTCTGCTCCGCTGCCAAGTTGAGCCAATAGGCTGCGATCTTGCGTGCGGCTATTGTTCTGGACGGTGGAGGAGAtgggaggggaggaggcggcTACGGCTTTGGTGATGGGGATGTCTCGCAGCC
Protein-coding sequences here:
- the LOC125509420 gene encoding probable monogalactosyldiacylglycerol synthase 1, chloroplastic: MPPPTASSLPAAAADPALPAAFLSVPSPFLPSSPPLPAALSPSHASFLPRARGPRALAVSVSVTGPVSTAASRLHHMWGEFARFVRLHGNQIAPLGFASLGSAVGGGGGGCGGGNGGGGGGGGGGGADGAAEEEGVARAEAPKKVLILMSDTGGGHRASAEAIKAAFAQEYGDDYQVFVTDLWTEHTPWPFNQLPRSYSFLVKHGPLWKMTYYGTAPRVIHQPHFAATATFIAREVAKGLMKYQPDVIISVHPLMQHVPLRVLRSRGLLDKIPFTTVITDLSTCHPTWFHKLVTRCYCPSAEVTKRALKAGLKPSQIKVYGLPVRPSFAKPVPPKDELRRELGMDEYLPAVLLMGGGEGMGPIEATARALDNALYDESLGEPRGQILIICGRNKKLTNRLQSINWKIPVQVKGFVTKMEECMGACDCIITKAGPGTIAEAMIRGLPIILNGYIAGQEAGNVPYVVENGCGKFSKSPEHIAKIVADWFGPRSDELQIMSQNALKLARPDAVLKIVHDLHELVRQKSFVPEYACAT